A window from Mangifera indica cultivar Alphonso chromosome 2, CATAS_Mindica_2.1, whole genome shotgun sequence encodes these proteins:
- the LOC123209294 gene encoding pentatricopeptide repeat-containing protein At4g14170-like, which produces MLLQNNAFNILHVHRHQVASRILSKYHFLLRKTHCTYHSSTNHTHVNLLTIASNSKSLRQTKQVHAFALHNGFLPRSVSLCASLILRYAAFQESNACFLLFEQTISYCHTAFLWNTFIRALLVAHVHDGFVTYNRMVRTRVPLDNHTFPFVLKACADNLELQKGMEIHGHLFKLGFEMDVFVGNTLLLFYGNCGLLENVRSVFDEMRERDIVSWNTIIGLLSVNGCYVEALDLYCDMILRSGFKPNSVTTVSILPVCGSLANEVMARQIHCFVVKVGLGVQMTISNALVDVYGKCGNMMASRQVFDEMVERNEVSWNAVIASLAHTGCNKDALDMFRLMICAGLTPNSIAISIILPVLVEEELFGLGKEIHRFCLRIGIESDVFVANSMIDMYAKSGHQSEASSLFHNMLVKNVVTWNAMIANFTQNRQELAALELLRAMSVHNKIPNSVTLTNVLPACARVGFLLPGKEIHAVTIRMGFNLDLFVTNALTDMYAKCGRLDLAQSVFDISRRDEISYNILIVSYAQTSDCSKSLSLFSEMGLKGMMHDAVSFVGAISACGKLAATKQGKEIHAVVTRKLFHTHLFVANSLLDFYSRCGRIDIADKIFVRIPNKDAASWNTMILGYGMLGDLDMAIDLFENMRERGVQYDSVSYIAVLSACSHGGFVEKGRKYFEEMQAQNIEPTQMHYACMVDLLGRAGLMEDVVELIKNLPIIPESNIWGALLGACRIHGNIELGSWAAEHLLKLKPEHCGYYILLSNMYAEAGKWDEANKIRELMKSRGAKKNPAYSWVQTGDQVQAFVVGEVMENSNPGLWHAECG; this is translated from the coding sequence ATGTTGTTACAGAACAATGCATTTAACATTCTTCATGTGCATAGACATCAAGTAGCTTCAAGAATCTTAAGCAAATATCACTTTCTGTTGAGAAAGACTCACTGTACCTATCACTCATCAACCAACCACACCCATGTGAATCTCCTCACAATTGCCTCAAACTCCAAATCTCTGCGCCAAACTAAACAAGTCCATGCCTTTGCACTCCACAATGGATTTCTTCCTAGAAGTGTTTCTCTCTGTGCCTCTTTGATCCTCCGCTATGCTGCTTTCCAAGAATCCaatgcttgtttccttctctttgAACAGACTATTAGTTATTGCCACACTGCATTTCTGTGGAATACTTTCATTCGGGCTCTATTGGTTGCCCATGTTCATGATGGTTTTGTTACCTATAATCGAATGGTTAGGACCAGAGTTCCCCTTGATAACCATACCTTCCCTTTTGTTCTCAAGGCATGTGCTGATAATTTGGAACTCCAAAAGGGTATGGAGATTCATGGGCATCTGTTCAAACTTGGTTTTGAAATGGATGTTTTTGTGGGTAATACCCTGTTGTTGTTTTATGGTAATTGTGGGCTTTTGGAAAATGTTAGGAGTGTGTTTGATGAAATGCGTGAGAGAGATATTGTTTCCTGGAATACAATTATAGGATTACTTTCGGTTAATGGCTGCTATGTGGAGGCGCTCGATTTATATTGTGATATGATTTTAAGGTCTGGGTTTAAACCAAACTCAGTTACTACTGTTAGTATCTTGCCAGTTTGCGGGAGCCTTGCAAATGAGGTCATGGCAAGGCAGATTCATTGTTTTGTTGTGAAGGTTGGGTTGGGTGTTCAGATGACTATTAGTAATGCACTGGTTGATGTGTATGGTAAATGTGGAAATATGATGGCTTCAAGGCAAGTTTTTGATGAAATGGTAGAGAGGAACGAAGTTTCCTGGAATGCCGTAATTGCTAGTCTTGCTCATACAGGGTGTAACAAGGATGCATTAGATATGTTTAGGCTGATGATTTGTGCTGGGCTGACACCAAACTCTATTgctatatctattattttaccTGTGTTGGTTGAAGAAGAATTATTTGGGTTAGGAAAGGAAATCCATCGGTTCTGTTTAAGAATAGGCATTGAATCTGATGTGTTTGTTGCCAACTCAATGATTGATATGTATGCAAAATCAGGCCATCAATCTGAAGCTTCCTCTCTGTTTCACAATATGCTTGTAAAGAATGTTGTTACTTGGAATGCCATGATTGCTAATTTCACTCAAAACAGGCAAGAGTTAGCGGCTCTAGAGCTATTAAGAGCAATGTCAGTACATAACAAGATACCTAATTCTGTCACTTTGACGAATGTTCTTCCAGCTTGTGCACGAGTTGGTTTCCTTCTTCCAGGAAAAGAAATCCATGCAGTGACCATCCGTATGGGGTTCAACCTTGATCTGTTTGTCACCAATGCTCTGACAGacatgtatgcaaaatgtggCCGCTTAGATCTGGCTCAAAGTGTTTTTGACATATCCCGTAGGgatgaaatatcttataatatattaatagtaaGCTATGCTCAAACAAGTGATTGCTCAAAATCCTTGAGTTTATTCTCAGAAATGGGTCTCAAGGGTATGATGCATGATGCGGTTTCCTTTGTGGGTGCTATATCAGCTTGTGGAAAATTAGCTGCAACCAAGCAAGGGAAAGAGATCCATGCAGTCGTGACGAGAAAGCTTTTTCACACACACCTCTTTGTTGCTAATTCACTTTTGGACTTTTATTCCAGATGTGGACGGATTGATATAGCTGACAAGATCTTTGTGAGGATTCCAAATAAAGATGCAGCCTCGTGGAATACTATGATTTTGGGTTATGGAATGCTTGGTGATTTGGACATGGCTATTGATCTCTTCGAAAATATGAGGGAACGTGGAGTGCAATATGATTCAGTTTCATATATTGCAGTTTTGTCAGCCTGTAGCCATGGAGGATTTGTTGAAAAAGGGAGGAAATACTTTGAGGAAATGCAAGCTCAGAATATTGAGCCGACACAAATGCACTATGCTTGTATGGTTGATCTCCTTGGACGAGCTGGCCTTATGGAAGATGTAGTGgaacttataaaaaatttgcCCATCATACCGGAGTCCAATATATGGGGTGCTTTGCTTGGGGCATGCCGAATCCATGGTAATATAGAGTTGGGGTCTTGGGCAGCTGAGCATTTGCTTAAGTTGAAACCTGAACATTGTGGGTATTATATTCTTCTTTCAAACATGTATGCAGAA